One segment of Pseudomonas asgharzadehiana DNA contains the following:
- a CDS encoding LuxR C-terminal-related transcriptional regulator: MTDLSRIQGPPSAVIPTLEGRFYRPPLPDGYVPRPRLCERLSAGLQGRLLLVSAPAGFGKSSLAVEFCQSLPAHWQSLWLGLSPRDNDPGRFLERLLEGLQQYFPQLGSHSLGLLKMRQRHQPFAFEEWLDGLLDELAVHLSTRAPLLLVLDDYHLAQGPVLDRCLQFFLNHLPDGLLVLVTSRQRPDWHLARLRLSRHLLELHEQDLRLTHAESLAVLDRHSSSLKGEALDNLIRRSEGWVAGLRFWLLAASEAGNEGALPQSLHGGEGLIRDYLLEEVIDCLPAEVQAFLFDTAPQERFCSELCDAVREAHDSAEILRYLQAHQVFLVPLDEQGHWYRYHHLFSDLLRTRRASNNLLPAASLHLRACRWFNGQGLIDEAVEQALRAGHLDVAANLVQNLSEEQLLAEQNVGMLLRWKMDLPDSLLISTPRLIVLYSWALGLACQLDAAEELSGYLSRFLPAPSATAQKSMLAQWLALSGIIARGRGDRELTQRYCSEALESLPQRRYGQRLVCLSTLSNLAIADGDLWRARGLNRESLELAQRVGNPLFEALAHYDRARVLQARGEILRALDEVRQGLQRLQGLAPQRLYAVRARLSLYEGYLLLLRNQPDAGISHLRAGLAEARACRDISVLIGHCVIASFEGRRGDFAKAFAELAEAERLMHIWDVPPIYYLAMITLIKCELWLAQGRTDLADAWLTRLGQTYNGEQAAAAPEFHPHLPQHIGLQQAALDAVRHQPDAALQRLAALAQRAHDSGRLMIALMALTQQAQLLLDGGQELKARPVLARALETGAGGALQPFQRLLDSYPDWMREQLGKDPHGLLSQSLSALLPAAVIAETVSNHETLSVRELAVLQLIAQGCSNQEISNRLFISLHTVKTHASHINSKLGVERRTQAVARAQELRLIG, translated from the coding sequence ATGACTGATCTGTCCCGAATCCAAGGGCCTCCCAGTGCGGTGATCCCAACCCTGGAAGGTCGCTTCTACAGGCCTCCGCTGCCCGACGGCTACGTGCCGCGACCGCGGCTGTGCGAGCGGCTGAGCGCCGGTCTGCAAGGGCGACTGTTGCTGGTCAGCGCACCGGCCGGGTTCGGCAAGAGTTCGTTGGCCGTAGAGTTCTGCCAGAGCCTGCCGGCGCACTGGCAAAGCCTGTGGCTGGGCCTGAGCCCGCGAGACAACGACCCGGGCCGGTTTCTTGAGCGCCTGCTTGAAGGCTTGCAGCAGTACTTCCCGCAACTGGGCAGCCATTCCCTGGGCCTGTTGAAAATGCGCCAGCGGCACCAACCGTTTGCCTTTGAAGAGTGGCTTGACGGCTTGCTTGATGAGTTGGCCGTTCACCTGTCTACTCGCGCGCCGCTGTTGCTGGTGCTGGATGACTACCATCTGGCCCAGGGCCCGGTGCTGGATCGCTGCCTGCAATTTTTCCTCAACCATTTGCCTGACGGCCTGCTGGTACTGGTGACCAGTCGCCAGCGCCCTGACTGGCACTTGGCACGCTTGCGTCTGTCACGGCACTTGCTGGAGCTGCACGAACAAGACCTGCGTCTGACCCATGCCGAATCCCTGGCGGTGCTGGACCGCCACAGCAGTTCCCTGAAGGGCGAGGCCCTCGACAACCTGATCCGCCGCAGCGAGGGTTGGGTGGCCGGCCTGCGTTTCTGGTTGCTGGCCGCGTCCGAAGCCGGCAACGAAGGCGCGTTGCCGCAAAGCCTGCACGGTGGGGAAGGGCTGATCCGCGACTACCTGCTCGAAGAAGTGATCGACTGCCTGCCCGCCGAAGTGCAGGCGTTCCTGTTCGACACCGCGCCCCAGGAGCGCTTTTGCAGCGAGCTGTGCGATGCCGTGCGCGAAGCCCACGACAGCGCGGAAATCCTGCGTTATCTACAAGCCCATCAAGTGTTTTTGGTGCCTCTGGACGAGCAGGGGCACTGGTACCGTTATCACCACTTATTCTCCGACCTGCTGCGCACCCGACGCGCAAGCAACAACCTATTACCCGCCGCCAGCCTGCACCTGCGCGCGTGTCGTTGGTTCAATGGCCAAGGCCTGATCGACGAGGCGGTGGAGCAGGCGTTGCGCGCCGGCCACCTCGATGTGGCGGCGAACCTGGTGCAGAACCTGTCCGAGGAACAGCTGCTGGCCGAACAGAATGTGGGCATGCTGCTGCGCTGGAAAATGGACCTGCCCGACAGCCTGCTGATCAGCACGCCGCGTCTGATCGTGCTGTACAGCTGGGCATTGGGGCTGGCCTGCCAGTTGGATGCGGCGGAAGAGCTGTCCGGCTACCTCAGCCGCTTCCTGCCGGCGCCGTCGGCCACCGCACAAAAGTCGATGCTGGCCCAGTGGCTGGCGCTGAGCGGAATTATCGCGCGGGGCCGAGGTGATCGTGAGTTGACCCAGCGCTATTGCAGCGAGGCCCTGGAAAGCTTGCCGCAGCGGCGGTACGGCCAGCGCCTGGTGTGCCTGTCGACGCTGTCCAACCTGGCCATCGCCGATGGCGATCTGTGGCGCGCCCGCGGCTTGAACCGTGAATCCTTGGAGCTGGCGCAGCGGGTCGGCAACCCGCTGTTCGAGGCCCTGGCCCACTATGACCGTGCGCGTGTCCTGCAGGCGCGCGGCGAGATCCTGCGTGCCCTCGATGAGGTGCGCCAGGGCCTGCAACGTTTGCAGGGCCTGGCGCCGCAACGCTTGTACGCGGTGCGCGCGCGCCTGTCGTTGTACGAAGGGTACTTGCTGTTGTTACGCAACCAGCCCGACGCCGGCATCAGCCATCTTCGCGCAGGCCTGGCCGAAGCGCGTGCCTGTCGCGACATCAGCGTGCTGATCGGCCATTGCGTGATCGCCAGCTTCGAAGGGCGCCGTGGTGACTTTGCCAAGGCCTTCGCCGAACTGGCCGAGGCGGAGCGCTTGATGCACATTTGGGATGTGCCGCCGATCTACTACCTGGCGATGATCACCCTGATCAAATGCGAACTGTGGCTGGCCCAGGGCCGCACCGACCTGGCCGACGCCTGGCTGACCCGACTGGGGCAGACCTATAACGGTGAGCAGGCCGCCGCCGCGCCGGAGTTTCATCCGCACCTGCCGCAACATATCGGCCTGCAACAAGCCGCGCTCGATGCCGTCCGCCATCAACCCGACGCGGCATTGCAACGGCTCGCTGCACTGGCACAGCGGGCCCATGACAGCGGGCGCCTGATGATTGCCCTGATGGCGCTTACCCAACAGGCGCAGTTGCTGCTCGATGGCGGCCAGGAACTCAAGGCACGGCCGGTGTTGGCCCGGGCGCTTGAAACGGGCGCAGGCGGGGCATTGCAACCCTTCCAGCGCTTGCTGGACAGCTACCCGGACTGGATGCGCGAGCAGTTGGGCAAAGACCCGCACGGCCTACTGAGCCAGAGCCTGTCGGCACTGTTGCCGGCGGCCGTAATAGCCGAAACAGTATCCAATCACGAAACCCTGAGCGTGCGTGAACTGGCAGTCCTGCAACTCATCGCCCAAGGTTGCTCCAACCAGGAGATCAGCAACCGGTTGTTTATCTCCCTGCACACGGTCAAGACCCACGCCAGCCATATCAACAGCAAACTTGGCGTGGAGCGACGCACCCAGGCTGTCGCGCGGGCGCAGGAGTTGAGGTTGATTGGTTAA
- a CDS encoding MBL fold metallo-hydrolase, whose amino-acid sequence METATPSLIRETFPVGPLQCNCTIIGDSLTKKAIVVDPGGNPELILARLDALGLKVVSIIHTHAHLDHFLASGQLKEKTGATLHLHKDDQFLWDNLEMQCQMFRVPYTPVPSPDRWLDHDEELACGCGVALHTPGHTPGSMSFWFADAKLLIAGDTLFRRGVGRTDLWGGDQATLVRSIKQRLYTLDEGATVVAGHGPDTRLGDEMRENPFVRA is encoded by the coding sequence ATGGAAACCGCAACACCATCCCTCATCCGCGAAACCTTCCCCGTCGGCCCTTTGCAGTGCAACTGCACCATCATTGGCGACTCCCTCACCAAAAAAGCCATCGTGGTCGACCCGGGCGGCAATCCGGAATTGATCCTGGCGCGCCTGGATGCGCTGGGTTTGAAGGTGGTGAGCATCATCCATACCCATGCCCACCTGGATCACTTCCTGGCCTCGGGCCAGTTGAAAGAGAAGACCGGCGCCACCTTGCACCTGCACAAGGACGATCAGTTCCTGTGGGACAACCTGGAAATGCAGTGTCAGATGTTTCGCGTGCCTTACACGCCAGTACCGTCTCCGGATCGCTGGCTGGACCACGATGAAGAGTTGGCCTGCGGCTGCGGCGTAGCGTTGCACACTCCGGGCCACACGCCAGGATCGATGAGCTTCTGGTTTGCCGATGCCAAGTTACTGATTGCCGGAGATACGTTGTTTCGACGTGGCGTAGGGCGTACGGATTTGTGGGGCGGGGACCAGGCGACCCTCGTGCGCTCGATCAAGCAGCGCCTCTACACGCTGGATGAGGGCGCCACGGTGGTAGCGGGGCATGGGCCCGATACGCGGCTGGGTGATGAAATGCGCGAGAACCCGTTTGTGCGAGCGTGA
- a CDS encoding OmpA family lipoprotein: MFTPRRLLVVATAVAMLSGCASPNPYDGSSQGQANNESGGMSKTAKYGGLGALAGALAGAAIDHNNRGKGALIGAVVAGAGAAGYGYYADQQEKKLRESMANTGVEVQRQGDQIKLIMPGNITFATNSDAISSSFYQPLNNLANSLKQFNQNTIQIVGYTDSTGSRQLNMDLSQRRAQSVANYLTSQGVNGANLSARGAGPDNPIASNADVNGRAQNRRVEVNLGPIPGQQYGQPSGQQQAPQQNNQFQGNPYQQYQ, encoded by the coding sequence ATGTTCACTCCGCGTCGTCTGCTTGTTGTCGCCACCGCCGTAGCCATGTTGTCCGGCTGCGCTTCACCTAATCCTTATGATGGCAGCAGCCAGGGACAGGCGAATAACGAATCCGGCGGTATGAGCAAAACCGCCAAGTACGGTGGGCTCGGTGCCCTGGCGGGTGCGTTGGCTGGTGCGGCCATCGACCATAACAACCGTGGCAAGGGCGCGCTGATCGGTGCCGTTGTTGCTGGTGCAGGTGCGGCCGGTTATGGATACTACGCTGACCAGCAAGAGAAAAAGCTGCGCGAAAGCATGGCCAACACCGGGGTTGAAGTGCAGCGCCAGGGCGACCAGATCAAGTTGATCATGCCGGGCAACATCACCTTCGCCACCAACTCGGACGCGATCTCCAGCAGCTTCTACCAGCCGCTGAACAACCTGGCCAACTCCCTCAAGCAGTTCAACCAGAATACGATCCAGATCGTCGGCTACACCGACAGCACCGGTAGCCGTCAGTTGAACATGGACCTGTCCCAGCGTCGTGCGCAGAGCGTGGCCAACTACCTGACGTCCCAAGGTGTGAACGGCGCCAACCTGAGTGCTCGCGGTGCCGGCCCGGACAACCCGATTGCCAGCAACGCCGACGTCAATGGCCGCGCGCAGAACCGTCGCGTAGAGGTCAACCTTGGCCCTATCCCTGGCCAGCAATACGGCCAGCCGTCGGGCCAGCAGCAGGCACCTCAGCAAAACAATCAGTTCCAGGGCAACCCGTACCAGCAGTATCAATAA
- a CDS encoding BON domain-containing protein, whose translation MTVNRLGLLAITLCLGISGCSTAITATRDTPIQDDKGTRTFGSKIDDSLIETKVEVNIAKAATDLGNGASRIVVTSFNGVVLLAGQTPRADLKAQAEQAAASVQRVKKVHNELQVMDPITLLAISNDALLTTKIKAQMLTDNAIPGSRIKVVTDNGIVYLMGLLTQAEATRAANLVQGVSGVQKIVKVFEYID comes from the coding sequence ATGACCGTTAACCGCCTCGGCCTCTTGGCCATTACGCTGTGCCTCGGTATCAGCGGCTGCAGCACGGCAATCACTGCGACACGTGACACCCCTATTCAGGATGACAAGGGCACCCGTACCTTCGGCAGCAAGATTGACGACTCGTTGATCGAAACCAAGGTTGAAGTCAACATCGCCAAAGCCGCAACGGACCTGGGCAACGGTGCATCGCGCATCGTCGTAACCAGCTTCAACGGCGTGGTACTGCTGGCTGGTCAAACCCCGCGCGCCGACCTCAAGGCCCAGGCCGAACAAGCCGCCGCTTCGGTGCAGCGGGTCAAGAAGGTCCATAACGAACTGCAAGTGATGGACCCGATCACCCTGTTGGCCATCAGCAACGATGCGCTGCTGACCACCAAGATCAAGGCGCAGATGCTGACAGACAACGCCATCCCCGGCTCGCGCATCAAAGTCGTCACCGACAACGGCATCGTCTACCTGATGGGCCTGCTGACCCAGGCCGAAGCCACCCGCGCCGCCAACCTGGTGCAAGGCGTGTCCGGCGTACAGAAAATCGTCAAAGTGTTCGAATACATCGATTGA
- a CDS encoding phosphoheptose isomerase, with the protein MDMQSRIRQLFQASIDTKQQAMDVLAPHIEQASQVMVNALLNEGKMLSCGNGGSAGDAQHFSSELLNRFERERPSLPAIALTTDSSTITSIANDYSYNEIFSKQIRALGQPGDVLLAISTSGNSANIIQAIQAAHDREMIVVALTGRDGGGMASLLLPEDVEIRVPANVTARIQEVHLLAIHCLCDLIDSQLFGSEE; encoded by the coding sequence ATGGACATGCAATCCCGAATTCGCCAGCTTTTCCAGGCCAGTATCGACACCAAGCAACAGGCGATGGACGTACTTGCACCGCACATCGAGCAAGCCAGTCAGGTCATGGTCAATGCCTTGCTAAACGAAGGCAAAATGCTCTCGTGCGGCAACGGCGGTTCGGCCGGCGACGCCCAGCATTTCTCGTCCGAGCTGCTCAACCGCTTCGAGCGTGAGCGCCCGAGCCTGCCGGCCATCGCCTTGACCACCGACTCGTCGACGATCACCTCGATCGCCAACGACTACAGCTACAACGAAATCTTCTCCAAGCAGATCCGCGCCCTGGGCCAACCAGGCGATGTGCTGCTGGCGATTTCCACCAGTGGCAACTCGGCGAATATTATTCAAGCGATCCAGGCCGCACATGATCGCGAAATGATTGTCGTAGCATTGACCGGACGCGATGGCGGCGGCATGGCTTCGCTGCTGCTGCCCGAAGATGTCGAGATTCGCGTCCCGGCCAATGTCACCGCACGTATTCAGGAAGTCCACCTGCTGGCGATCCACTGCCTGTGCGATCTGATCGACAGCCAACTGTTTGGGAGTGAAGAATGA
- a CDS encoding YraN family protein, with protein MPERSSAQSGKDAELQALNHLQRQGLRLLAQNWLCKRGELDLVMLDGDTVVFVEVRYRKHAQWGGALASIDGRKRQKLILAAQFFLQKEHRWADSPCRFDVVAIESTPSGNADLNWLKDAFDS; from the coding sequence ATGCCCGAGCGGTCCAGCGCACAAAGCGGCAAGGATGCCGAACTGCAAGCGCTGAACCACCTGCAACGACAGGGTCTGCGCCTTCTGGCGCAGAACTGGTTGTGTAAACGCGGCGAGCTTGATCTGGTCATGCTTGACGGCGATACAGTAGTATTCGTCGAAGTCCGCTACAGAAAACACGCACAATGGGGTGGCGCGCTCGCCAGTATCGACGGGCGCAAGCGTCAAAAGCTGATACTCGCCGCGCAGTTTTTTCTGCAAAAAGAGCATCGCTGGGCCGATTCCCCCTGCCGTTTCGACGTGGTTGCCATAGAAAGCACACCGTCAGGCAACGCTGATCTGAACTGGCTCAAAGATGCCTTCGACAGCTGA
- a CDS encoding penicillin-binding protein activator: protein MIACLRLLSALCLAALLAACASSPSSSLGDLPRTPDASIEQLLEQATTAKTPEKAALLRLSAADLAYKQNNPGRSSQILAQVPLDTLKPAAQVFASTLAAELAMARNQPKAALTALNHPSLQNLKDLPPEQQIRTASVHARAYEADGQTLAAARERVAMAPLLTGDAAKSNHETIWTLIAALPAEQLQASGNPVLDGWITLAQSIKGAGTLEQQQAAIDTWRAQNPGHPAAVQLPTPLTKLKELASQPLNKIALLLPQDGPLASVGKALREGFMAAHYQAEQAGQKPPVIEFYDSSRLNSIDEFYAKAQAAGVQLVVGPLEKPLVKQLSARAQLPITTLALNYSETDRGPAQLFQFGLAAEDEAREVSRRARADGLHRAAAMVPRGEWGERVYRAFRQDWEANGGTVVGVEYVDQPVALAQQIADLFQLRKSEGRAKSLQNTVGTDVAAQPSRRQDIEFIFLAVTPQLAQQIKPTLNFQYAGDVPVYATSHVFSASGDKNQYLDMTNVMFCETPWLLNTTDPLRNQVAAQWPQANGSLGRLYAMGVDAYRLAPRLGQLKALPDTRVDGLSGNLGISANQRVDRQMPWAKFVGGDIQRLPDTPR from the coding sequence ATGATCGCTTGCCTGCGGCTGCTCTCCGCCCTCTGCCTCGCTGCCTTACTGGCCGCTTGCGCCAGCTCGCCCTCGTCCAGCCTTGGCGACCTTCCACGGACCCCGGACGCCAGTATCGAGCAACTGCTCGAACAGGCCACTACCGCCAAGACGCCAGAAAAGGCTGCATTGCTGCGCCTGAGTGCGGCGGACCTAGCCTACAAACAGAACAACCCTGGCCGCTCGTCGCAGATTCTTGCGCAGGTGCCTCTGGATACCCTCAAGCCGGCCGCGCAGGTATTTGCCAGCACCCTGGCTGCCGAACTGGCCATGGCGCGCAACCAGCCCAAGGCGGCGCTGACCGCCTTGAACCATCCGAGCCTGCAAAACCTCAAGGATTTGCCGCCGGAACAGCAGATTCGCACCGCCAGCGTGCATGCCCGTGCCTATGAAGCCGACGGCCAGACCCTCGCCGCGGCGCGTGAGCGTGTCGCCATGGCGCCATTGCTGACCGGCGATGCCGCCAAGAGCAACCACGAAACCATCTGGACCTTGATTGCCGCCCTGCCTGCCGAACAGTTGCAGGCCAGCGGCAACCCGGTGCTGGACGGCTGGATCACCCTGGCCCAATCGATCAAGGGCGCCGGCACGCTGGAGCAACAGCAGGCCGCTATCGACACCTGGCGTGCACAGAACCCGGGGCACCCGGCGGCCGTGCAACTGCCCACTCCGCTGACCAAGCTCAAGGAACTGGCCAGCCAACCACTTAACAAGATCGCCCTGCTGCTGCCACAGGATGGCCCGCTGGCCTCTGTCGGCAAAGCGCTGCGCGAAGGCTTCATGGCGGCTCACTACCAGGCTGAACAAGCCGGGCAGAAACCTCCGGTCATCGAGTTCTATGACAGCTCACGCCTGAACTCCATCGACGAGTTCTACGCCAAGGCCCAGGCCGCCGGCGTGCAGTTGGTGGTCGGCCCGCTGGAAAAACCATTGGTCAAGCAACTCAGCGCGCGCGCTCAGTTGCCGATCACCACCCTGGCGCTTAACTACAGCGAGACCGATCGGGGCCCGGCGCAACTGTTCCAGTTCGGCCTGGCCGCCGAGGATGAAGCCCGCGAAGTCTCGCGCCGTGCCCGTGCCGACGGCTTGCACCGCGCCGCTGCCATGGTGCCGCGTGGCGAATGGGGTGAGCGCGTCTACAGGGCGTTCCGCCAGGACTGGGAAGCCAATGGCGGCACCGTGGTCGGCGTAGAGTACGTGGATCAGCCGGTTGCCCTGGCCCAACAGATTGCCGACCTGTTCCAACTGCGTAAAAGCGAAGGTCGCGCCAAGAGCCTGCAAAACACCGTCGGCACTGACGTAGCGGCGCAGCCGTCGCGTCGCCAGGACATCGAGTTCATCTTCCTGGCCGTCACCCCGCAACTGGCCCAGCAGATCAAGCCGACCCTGAACTTCCAATATGCAGGTGACGTACCGGTGTACGCGACGTCCCACGTATTCAGCGCCAGCGGTGACAAAAACCAGTACCTGGACATGACCAACGTGATGTTCTGCGAAACCCCTTGGCTGCTTAACACCACCGACCCGCTGCGCAACCAGGTTGCCGCACAATGGCCACAAGCCAATGGCAGCCTCGGCCGCCTGTACGCGATGGGTGTCGATGCCTACCGCCTGGCACCACGCCTGGGCCAGCTCAAAGCATTGCCGGACACCCGTGTGGATGGCCTCTCGGGCAACCTGGGCATCAGCGCCAACCAACGCGTTGACCGCCAGATGCCATGGGCGAAGTTCGTCGGTGGCGATATCCAACGTCTGCCGGATACCCCGCGCTGA
- the rsmI gene encoding 16S rRNA (cytidine(1402)-2'-O)-methyltransferase, with protein MPLLPTIEVCVLTAPGPLNSTAGSLFVVATPIGNLDDISARALKVLREVKLIAAEDTRHSQRLMQHFGISTPLAACHEHNEREEGSRFIVRLLAGDDVALISDAGTPLISDPGYHLVRQARAAGINVVPVPGACALIAALSAAGLPSDRFIFEGFLPAKAVGRRARLQAVKEEPRTLIFYEAPHRILECLQDMELVFGGDRLALLARELTKTFETLKGLPLEELRAFVEGDSNQQRGECVVLVAGWTAPEAEDAVGSEAMRILDLLLKEMPLKRAAALAAEITGLRKNVLYQVALDKQKAE; from the coding sequence ATGCCGCTTTTGCCAACCATCGAGGTGTGCGTTTTGACTGCTCCAGGTCCTTTGAATTCCACTGCAGGCTCGCTTTTTGTCGTGGCGACGCCCATTGGCAACCTGGACGACATCAGTGCGCGGGCGCTGAAAGTGCTGCGCGAGGTTAAATTGATCGCGGCGGAAGACACGCGCCACTCCCAGCGGTTGATGCAGCATTTTGGTATCAGTACGCCATTGGCCGCATGCCACGAGCATAACGAGCGCGAAGAAGGCAGTCGTTTTATCGTGCGCCTGTTGGCCGGTGACGATGTGGCGCTGATTTCCGATGCGGGCACGCCGCTGATCTCAGACCCCGGTTATCACTTGGTTCGCCAGGCGCGGGCCGCGGGTATCAATGTAGTGCCTGTTCCGGGTGCGTGCGCGCTTATCGCGGCATTGTCGGCGGCGGGCCTGCCGTCCGACCGGTTTATTTTCGAAGGTTTCCTGCCGGCCAAGGCAGTGGGGCGGCGCGCACGTCTTCAGGCGGTAAAGGAAGAGCCACGCACGTTGATTTTTTACGAAGCCCCGCACCGTATCCTGGAATGTCTGCAGGACATGGAATTGGTTTTTGGCGGCGATCGCCTGGCGTTGCTGGCGCGTGAACTGACCAAAACCTTTGAAACCCTCAAGGGCCTGCCACTGGAGGAGTTGCGCGCGTTCGTCGAGGGCGACAGCAATCAGCAACGCGGTGAGTGCGTAGTGTTGGTGGCCGGCTGGACGGCGCCGGAGGCTGAAGACGCCGTCGGCAGCGAGGCCATGCGTATTCTGGATCTGCTGCTCAAGGAAATGCCCCTCAAGCGTGCGGCGGCCCTGGCGGCGGAAATTACCGGTCTGCGCAAGAATGTGTTGTATCAAGTGGCGCTGGATAAACAGAAAGCCGAATAG
- the mraZ gene encoding division/cell wall cluster transcriptional repressor MraZ, whose translation MFRGANAISLDAKGRLAMPSRYRDELISRSSGQLIITIDAVDPCLCVYPLDEWELIETKLRALPSLREENRRLQRLLIGNAVDLELDGSGRFLVPPRLREYAKLDKRAMLVGQLNKFQLWDEDAWDAVSAADLAAIQQPGAMPDELRDLIL comes from the coding sequence GTGTTTCGCGGAGCTAACGCTATCAGTCTCGATGCAAAAGGCCGTCTCGCCATGCCGAGCCGGTATCGTGACGAGCTGATTTCGCGAAGTTCCGGACAGTTGATCATCACCATCGATGCCGTTGACCCTTGTTTATGTGTTTACCCGCTCGATGAGTGGGAGTTGATTGAAACCAAGTTGCGCGCCCTGCCTTCATTGCGTGAAGAAAACCGCCGTCTTCAGCGTTTGCTGATTGGTAATGCCGTCGACCTCGAGCTCGACGGCAGTGGTCGTTTCCTGGTGCCGCCGCGTCTGCGCGAGTACGCCAAGCTGGACAAACGCGCAATGCTGGTCGGCCAACTGAACAAGTTCCAATTGTGGGACGAAGATGCCTGGGATGCTGTTTCTGCAGCTGACCTGGCGGCTATTCAACAACCGGGCGCCATGCCTGATGAACTGCGTGATTTGATTCTGTGA
- the rsmH gene encoding 16S rRNA (cytosine(1402)-N(4))-methyltransferase RsmH yields MTIDSGFNHITVLLDEAVEALAVRADGCYLDGTFGRGGHSRLILSQLGPDGTLLGFDKDPQAIATGQALAAEDGRFVVVQRSFAELGAEVAERGMAGKVAGVLLDLGVSSPQLDDPERGFSFMNDGPLDMRMDPTRGVSAAQFIATAPVEEIARVFKEYGEERFAGRMARAVVERRETQPFERTADLAEVLKVANPAWEKGKNPATRAFQGLRIHVNNELGDLEAGLEAALEALEVGGRLVVISFHSLEDRIVKLFMRRLVKGESDNLPRNLPVRFEAFVPKIKIHGKAQFASEAELKANPRSRSAVMRVAEKLR; encoded by the coding sequence GTGACTATTGATAGCGGCTTTAACCACATCACCGTACTGCTTGACGAAGCCGTTGAGGCTCTCGCCGTGCGCGCGGATGGCTGCTATCTGGATGGCACTTTCGGCAGGGGCGGGCATAGCCGGTTGATACTCAGCCAGCTCGGGCCCGACGGAACACTCCTCGGGTTCGACAAAGACCCCCAAGCGATTGCCACCGGGCAAGCGCTAGCGGCCGAAGACGGCCGCTTTGTCGTTGTGCAGCGTAGCTTTGCCGAGCTGGGTGCCGAAGTGGCCGAGCGTGGCATGGCGGGTAAGGTGGCCGGGGTTTTGCTCGATCTGGGCGTGTCCTCGCCACAGCTTGATGATCCGGAGCGCGGCTTCAGTTTCATGAACGACGGCCCGCTCGACATGCGCATGGACCCGACCCGTGGTGTGAGTGCCGCGCAATTTATCGCCACCGCGCCGGTGGAAGAAATCGCCCGTGTGTTCAAGGAATACGGTGAAGAGCGTTTCGCCGGCCGCATGGCTCGCGCCGTGGTCGAGCGCCGCGAGACCCAACCGTTCGAACGCACCGCCGACCTGGCCGAAGTGCTCAAGGTCGCCAACCCCGCGTGGGAAAAGGGCAAGAACCCCGCGACCCGTGCGTTTCAGGGCCTGCGCATTCACGTCAACAATGAATTGGGCGATCTGGAGGCTGGCCTCGAAGCCGCCCTCGAGGCGCTGGAAGTGGGCGGTCGCCTGGTGGTGATCAGCTTCCATTCGCTGGAAGACCGTATCGTCAAATTGTTCATGCGCCGCCTGGTCAAGGGCGAGTCCGACAATCTGCCGCGCAACTTGCCGGTGCGTTTCGAGGCCTTTGTGCCGAAAATCAAAATCCATGGCAAGGCACAGTTCGCTTCCGAAGCCGAGCTGAAGGCCAACCCACGTTCCCGTAGCGCGGTCATGCGTGTCGCGGAGAAGTTGCGGTGA
- the ftsL gene encoding cell division protein FtsL yields MSKLFAKPLPGGSFFMLLLFVGVLVSAIAVSYSAHYNRQLLNTLYGELSVRDKAQAEWGRLILEQSTWTAHSRIEVLATEQLKMHIPGAADVRMVAP; encoded by the coding sequence GTGAGCAAGCTTTTCGCCAAACCCCTGCCGGGCGGCAGCTTCTTTATGTTGCTGCTGTTTGTCGGCGTGCTGGTGTCCGCGATTGCGGTGTCCTACAGCGCCCACTATAACCGCCAGTTGCTCAACACCCTGTACGGGGAACTGAGCGTGCGCGACAAGGCGCAGGCGGAATGGGGGCGGTTGATCCTGGAGCAAAGCACCTGGACGGCCCATAGCCGTATCGAAGTGCTGGCTACCGAACAGTTGAAAATGCACATTCCGGGCGCGGCCGACGTTCGCATGGTGGCGCCATGA